From a single Streptosporangiales bacterium genomic region:
- a CDS encoding SDR family oxidoreductase has product MEALEGRVAVVTGAATGIGRAIAFGLASAGAAVVVDDVDGAGARDVAAGIRAHGGRAEPCPVGVGTDDAAREIVACAERSFGGLHLLVNNAGIGGDTPLVDLAEEHVVRSVTVNLVGPILLAKHAARMMKEQRYGKVVNITSRSGLRGKYGESAYSACKAGIAGFTLTMAIEMAPYHVNVNAVAPAAWTALLENMPEPERSRTIAKREDNVLGRVAQPEDVVPTVVFLLSDAAAYVTGQVIEATGQQASLM; this is encoded by the coding sequence GTGGAAGCGCTCGAAGGCAGGGTCGCGGTCGTCACGGGTGCCGCCACGGGCATCGGCCGGGCCATCGCCTTCGGTCTGGCGTCGGCCGGTGCGGCCGTCGTGGTGGACGACGTCGACGGAGCGGGGGCGCGGGACGTGGCAGCGGGCATCCGCGCGCACGGGGGACGCGCGGAGCCCTGCCCGGTGGGCGTGGGCACCGACGACGCGGCGCGCGAGATCGTGGCCTGCGCCGAGCGGTCGTTCGGCGGGCTCCACCTGCTCGTCAACAACGCGGGGATCGGCGGCGACACCCCGCTCGTCGACCTCGCCGAGGAGCACGTCGTCCGCTCGGTCACCGTCAACCTCGTCGGCCCGATCCTGCTCGCCAAGCACGCGGCCCGGATGATGAAGGAGCAGCGCTACGGCAAGGTCGTCAACATCACCTCCCGCTCCGGCCTGCGCGGCAAGTACGGCGAGAGCGCGTACTCCGCGTGCAAGGCGGGCATCGCCGGCTTCACGCTGACCATGGCGATCGAGATGGCGCCATACCACGTCAACGTCAACGCGGTCGCGCCCGCGGCGTGGACCGCGTTGCTGGAGAACATGCCCGAGCCCGAGCGCAGCCGCACGATCGCGAAGCGCGAGGACAACGTGCTCGGCCGGGTCGCGCAGCCCGAGGACGTCGTGCCGACGGTGGTGTTCCTGCTGTCCGACGCGGCCGCGTACGTCACCGGGCAGGTCATCGAGGCGACCGGCCAGCAGGCGTCGCTGATGTAG